Part of the Labilibaculum antarcticum genome, ATAAAGGTATACTAAAGCCATATATAGATCATAGCTTTGAAAAAGAAGCACTAAAAGAGATAATTATTGGACCTTGTGCAGATAAGGAACTGGCAAAAAAATTAATTGAATGTATCTTGGAAAAGGTAGGTTATGATATATCAGATGAGAAAAATGAGAATTACGTAAAGATTAGAAAATCAGAAGTTCCTTTTAGGTAAATTTAAGTATATAGACCTGTCAGGTTTTTAAAACCTGACAGGTCTTTTTTATGGCAGAAACCTAAGGGCAGTTTTAATCCCTGTTAGTGTATTGTATTTACAGAAAGCTGACGAAAAGAGCAATATTCAGTATTGTGATGATTCCTCCCATGGCATAAAGAGTAATTTTCGACAGGGTTGAGTTTTTGTATTTGCCCATTACTTTCGACGAAGAGGTTAGGTACACCTGCGCAAAAATTGTAAATGGCAATTGAATACTCAATATCATTTGCGAAATAATCAATCCCTGAAAAGGATTGGATATAAAATAGATAATTGCCAATGCAACCAGCAAAGAAATGGCAACGCCCAATCGGGAATGATTGTCTTTAATATCATAGGGCTCTTTAAACATCCCTGCAAATATCGATCCTGCAGCCATTCCTGAAGTAATGGTGGAGGCCAATCCGGCAAATAAAAGAGCTACTGCAAAAACAACTGCGGCATGTTCACCCAAAAGAGGCGCCAATAAATGATTTGCCTGTTCGAGTTGCGTAACCGGAGTTTTCGTTTTAAAGAAGGTGGCGGCCGCCAATAAAATCATGGCACTGTTTATTGCCCAGCCTATAATCATTGATACGAAGGTATCCAGAAACTCAAATTTCAATTGCTTTTTTATGATTTTCTCATCTTTCAGATTCCATTGCCGGCTTTGAATAATTTCCGAATGAAGAAACAAGTTGTGAGGCATTACAACAGCTCCCAATACACTCATAATTACAAGCATCGAACCTTGAGGGAAGCTTGGAGTTACCCATCCTGTCATGGCACTGTTCCAATCAATATCTACCAGCGATAGTTCATAAAAAAACGACAAACCAATCACCGATACAAATGCGATAATCCATTTCTCAATCATTCGGTATGCATTGGTATACAGCATAATCATAACGAATATGGTGACCAGCAAAGCTCCGGCTCTTATGGGTAAATCAAACAGCATATTTAAGCCGATAGCTCCTCCCAGTATTTCGGCCAGCGAGGTTGAAATAGAAGCCAGCATAGCCGATGAAAGAATCAATTTTGAATAGACAGGTTTAATGTAAATCATGGTAGCCTCCGAAAGACAAAGTCCTGTAGCAATGCCCAAATGCGCTACATTGTGTTGCAGAAATATCAACATGATGGTAGAAAGACTTACCATCCATAATAATGCATAACCATAGTCTGCTCCTGCAGCAAGGTTCGAAGCCCAGTTGCCCGGATCGATAAATCCGACGGTCACCAATAGCCCGGGACCAATGTATTTGAATATATCCAAGGCTCCATGTTGTGGTTTGTAACCTTTCTTGTCAATATTCCTTAATGATTTAAACATTATTTGTTCTGTTATTAAAAGTAAGTTGATACAATTATCCCAAGACTGAATGCTATTTTAGAAAGCGTGTTCAATTTCTGATAGAATTAGGATGGGGGGAGCACTTTTTTTCAAAATGCAAACCGGAAGCTGTATTAACTTCCGGTTTGTATTTTGTTATGCAATGAAAGATTCAAATCGGGAGATTATATCCCCAGCAATAATGAATCCGGATCTTTTCCTCCGAACAGCATTTTTTGTGGATTTTCAATCATTTCCTTCATCTTAACTAAGAAACCAACTGAATCCTTACCATCAATCACACGATGATCGTAGGATAGAGCGATGTACATCATTGGGCGAATTTCTACCTTGCCGTTTACAGCAATGGGTCGCTCAACAATATTGTGCATGCCCAAAATGCCCGATTGTGGAGGATTGATAATTGGAGTACTCAATAGAGAGCCAAACACACCACCATTGGTAATGGTAAAAGTTCCGCCAGTCATTTCATCCAAACTGATTTTACCCGTACGGGCTTTGTTGGCCAATCTCATTAATTCCTTTTCGATATCTGCCAAACCTAAGGTTTCGATGTTTCGGATTACCGGAACCATCAATCCTTTTGGTGTTTGCACCGCGATAGCAATATCGGTGTATTCAGGAGATACAATCTCCTCACCATCCATCATCGAATTTACCGACGGGTGAAGCTTTAAAGCCTCCGAAGCCGCTTTGGTAAAGAAGGACATAAAGCCCAGCTTAATATCGTGAGTTTCTACAAATTTCTTTTGATACTTGCTTCGCAATGCCATTACCGCAGTCATGTCTACTTCATTAAAAGTAGTTAGCATGGCAGTTTCATTCTTTACAGAAACCAAACGAGCGGCCAACTTCTTCCGAAGATTAGTCATTTTTGTGCGTTTGACTTCTCTTGAAATGCTTGTGTTTTGAGTTGGAATTACCGGTTGATTTCCTGAATTGTCAACTACCGCCTGAATGTCTTTTTTCGACAATCGTTGAATGCCTGCAATAACATCATCAACCGAAAGGTGATTTTCTTCCATCAATTTTTTCGCAACAGGAGAAATTTTAACATCCTTGTATGTTTCCGAATTTTTGGTTTTTGATTCGGATGCAACTACAGGTGCAGTCTTTTCAGCAGGAACTTCTTTTTTGGCTTCTTTAGGAGCAGAGGAAGCAGATGCTTCTCCTGCAAAACTGGTGTCAATTTTGCAGGCAACCGATCCAACAGCAACCGTATCGCCTTCCTGCGCCATGATCTGAATTTTACCACCTTCATCAGCAATAAGAGTCAGAGTCGCTTTATCCGATTCAACTTCTGCAATTTCCTGATCCTTTTCAACAATGTCACCCTCTGCAACAAACCAGTTGGCTATTTCTACTTCGGAAATGGATTCTCCGGGACTAGGTATTTTAATTTCGATCATCTTTATTGTATTATTGTTTTATCATCGGGTAAAAGTCACTAAACCTGCTACTTGTCTTGATACTTTGTATTTGGGTCTTTTGGTTTACATGATTAACTTACTTTTTTTCTCTGCAAAATATTCGTGCTGAAGCAGGATGTCTGCATGAGAACTGCCTTCCACACATTGCAATCCGCAATATTTCAGTTTTCGATCGCAATTGCATTTTCGAAATACCTTGTTTATAATTTCGTTTTGTCCTGCCAAATGAATCTTATTCAATCCGGTTGCCGGACTGCCACTAGATTGGCGTGCAACAGGAACCAGTTTAACATCCTTGTTTTTAAACTGGTAGTTGACAAATTGCCAGGCTCCCATGTTTTCAGGTTCTTCCTGAACCCACAAATGAAGAAGGGCATTTGGATATCGATTCAAAACTTGATCAATCTGTTTCTCAGGAAAGGGATACAATTGTTCCACTCGAACCAAGGCGATATCCTGAGCAAATAATTCTTCTTTTCGGGCCAGTAAATCGTAATAGATTTTTCCGGAACAGAAAACAACGCGGCGAACTTCTTCTGCAATTATATTATTGTCGTCAATAACTTCTTGAAACTGTCCTTTGGCCAATTCATCCATTTTCGAAACACATTTTGCATGACGAAGCAGACTTTTTGGTGTGAAGCAAATCAACGGAACCCGTATATCACGTTTCACTTGTCTTCGTAACATGTGAAACAAGTTGGCAGGTGTCGTTGGGTTTATAATTTGCATGTTGTTGTTTGCACATAAAGTAAGGAATCGCTCCATTCTTGCACTTGAATGTTCTGCTCCCTGACCTTCGTATCCATGCGGCAAATACATTACCAAACCATTTTTTATGCCCCACTTGTCTTCGGCAGCACTTATGTATTGGTCGATAACTGCCTGAGCAACATTATGGAAATCACCAAACTGGGCTTCCCAAATAGTCAGTCCGGTAGGATGAGCCAAAGCATATCCATATTCAAATCCAAGCACACCATACTCGCTTAAGGATGAATTGTAGATATGGAAAGGTGCTTGCTTGTCGCTGATATTTTTAAGCGGGAAATATTTCTCGTCTGAATTCTCAATAATCAAAGCTGCATGTCGGTGCGAGAAGGTTCCTCTTTCCGAATCCTGTCCGCTTACACGCACACTGTTTCCTTCTTCCAGCAGGCTGGAATAGGCAAGCAGTTCTCCCATTGCCCAATCCAATTTATCATTCTCGATCATCTTCTTGCGATCGGACATTAACTTTCCAATTTTCTTGAAGAAAGTTAGATCTTTGGGCAAATTAGTAATGTTTCCGGCAAGCTCAAGTAAAGTTTTTTTATCAACTCCTGTTTTCGGAGAAGACTCGAAATCTTCCTTTGTTGAATGTCGAATATCTTTATAATAATCCTCTAAGAAGGGCTGTATGAATACCTTTTTAAAAGTTTTAGATAGTTCAAAATCTTTATCTAAAAGCTTGTTGTAATCATCATTACTAATTTTTATCTCTTCTTTAGAGTAAATTCCTTTTTCCATAAGGAAATCGGCATAAATATCTCTCGGATTTTTATGCTTGGCAATTTTTTTGTACAAAATAGGTTGGGTAAAACGAGGTTCATCACCTTCGTTATGACCAAATTTCCGATACGAAAGAATATCAATGAAAACATCAGAATTGAATTCCTGACGGTATTCCATGGCAAGTTTTATGGTGAAAATTAAAGCTTCCACATCATCGCCATTTACATGAAAAACAGGAGAGCGGGTCACCTTTGCAACATCAGTGCAATAAGTACTCGAACGGGCATCCAGATAATTGGTCGTAAAACCAATCTGATTATTGATTACCAAATGAATGGTTCCTCCGGTTTTATATCCGGTTAGTTGCGACATCTGAACTGTTTCGTAAACAATTCCTTGTGCGGCAATCGCTGCATCACCATGAATGATAACAGGAACCAATTTATCCTGATCGCCTGCGTAGTCGTTATCAATTTTCGAGCGTGAAATTCCTTCTACAACAGCACCAACGGTTTCCAAATGAGAAGGATTTGGCGCCAAATGAAGTTTTACTTTACTGCCATTGTCTGTTTTTACAGTATTTCCATATCCCAGGTGATATTTTACATCACCTAAAGCAATATCTTCGTCGAACTCTTCACCCATAAATTCTTTGAAAATATTAGCATAAGGTTTCTCTAAAATATTGGCTAAAACATTTAGTCTTCCGCGGTGAGCCATTCCAAAAATAAACTCCTGAACACCAAGTTCAGCACCACGTTCAATCATGGCATCCAAAGCGGGAATTAAGGTTTCCGTTCCTTCAAGTGAAAAGCGTTTCTGACCTACAAATTTTTTGTGAATGTAGTTTTCAAATCCAACGGCAAGCTTTAAATGATAATAGATGTGCTTGCGCTGTTCATCGTTAAAATTGGGCGTATTTTTGGTTCCTTCCATTTTGCTTTGCAGCCATCGCATCATTTGAGGATGACGTACAAAAACGTATTCTGCTCCTATCGATTTGCAATAAGTTTCCTGCAAATGCGATACAATATCTTTTAATTTTGAAGCTCCCAATCCTATTTCTGTTCCTGCATGGAAAACAGTTTCCAAATCGGATTCAGATAAATCGAAGTTCTCAATGTCTAGAGTAGGGAAATATTTTCGTCGGGTTCGAACCGGATTGGTTTTGGTGAAAAGATGTCCACGCTGACGATATGCTTGAACCAAATTCATAACATTGAATTCTTTGCTCATCGAATTGGTGGCAGGTATATTTTCGGTAACCACTTGTTCCTTACCTGGGTATTTGGTCGTTGCAAAGTCAAATCCCTGGAAAAATTGTCTCCAACTTTCTTCAACCGATTTAGGATCATTCTTATAGGATTGGTAAAGTTTGTCGATATATTCGATTTCGCTATTGCCCAAAAAGCTAAATTTATCCATATAATTGTTCGTTGTTCTTACTGATATTCGTTGTTACTTAAACAAATGTATTAATTTTTAAAGCTTATGGTGATATCAAAAACGAATAAAAGATAAAAAGATCATTTTTTTTTCAAATGCCCTTATAGAGTTTTTCGATAAGAGGATTAAGCGTAACATTACTGAAAATAATCAGCACTATTCTTTTATTTGATACAGGTTCGAATTACTTTAGATTTTTCAAGATAAACATGTAATATTTCACCGATGTATTTTCTCCGTATTTTGATTGTTCTCGTACTTGGTACTCAGCTAACAGCCTGTCATAATGTACAAAAAAAACAGCCGTTCGCTTTAGAAAAAGGGGATCTGCTTTTTCAGGATCTGGATTCTGATTCAATTTCGGATGCCATAGAATCAGTAACCGGAGGAGAGAAACATTTGAGTTTTTCGCATGTGGGTATTGTTGATATTGATTCCAATGGAGATACCTTGGTTTTAGAGGCCATTTCAAAAGGAGTCATTTATACCAAGCTCAATACTTTTTTACAGCGAAGCACAACTGCTGATCAAAAACCAAAGGTTGAGGTGGGAAGACTAAAACCCGAATTTGGTGTATTGATTCATGAAGCACTTGAGTCAGGGAAAAAGCTAATTGGAAAACCATACGATGATATTTACATCATGGGAGACTCAACTTACTATTGTTCGGAGTTGATTTACGAACTGTTTTTCA contains:
- a CDS encoding Nramp family divalent metal transporter is translated as MFKSLRNIDKKGYKPQHGALDIFKYIGPGLLVTVGFIDPGNWASNLAAGADYGYALLWMVSLSTIMLIFLQHNVAHLGIATGLCLSEATMIYIKPVYSKLILSSAMLASISTSLAEILGGAIGLNMLFDLPIRAGALLVTIFVMIMLYTNAYRMIEKWIIAFVSVIGLSFFYELSLVDIDWNSAMTGWVTPSFPQGSMLVIMSVLGAVVMPHNLFLHSEIIQSRQWNLKDEKIIKKQLKFEFLDTFVSMIIGWAINSAMILLAAATFFKTKTPVTQLEQANHLLAPLLGEHAAVVFAVALLFAGLASTITSGMAAGSIFAGMFKEPYDIKDNHSRLGVAISLLVALAIIYFISNPFQGLIISQMILSIQLPFTIFAQVYLTSSSKVMGKYKNSTLSKITLYAMGGIITILNIALFVSFL
- the odhB gene encoding 2-oxoglutarate dehydrogenase complex dihydrolipoyllysine-residue succinyltransferase produces the protein MIEIKIPSPGESISEVEIANWFVAEGDIVEKDQEIAEVESDKATLTLIADEGGKIQIMAQEGDTVAVGSVACKIDTSFAGEASASSAPKEAKKEVPAEKTAPVVASESKTKNSETYKDVKISPVAKKLMEENHLSVDDVIAGIQRLSKKDIQAVVDNSGNQPVIPTQNTSISREVKRTKMTNLRKKLAARLVSVKNETAMLTTFNEVDMTAVMALRSKYQKKFVETHDIKLGFMSFFTKAASEALKLHPSVNSMMDGEEIVSPEYTDIAIAVQTPKGLMVPVIRNIETLGLADIEKELMRLANKARTGKISLDEMTGGTFTITNGGVFGSLLSTPIINPPQSGILGMHNIVERPIAVNGKVEIRPMMYIALSYDHRVIDGKDSVGFLVKMKEMIENPQKMLFGGKDPDSLLLGI
- a CDS encoding YiiX/YebB-like N1pC/P60 family cysteine hydrolase, with translation MYFLRILIVLVLGTQLTACHNVQKKQPFALEKGDLLFQDLDSDSISDAIESVTGGEKHLSFSHVGIVDIDSNGDTLVLEAISKGVIYTKLNTFLQRSTTADQKPKVEVGRLKPEFGVLIHEALESGKKLIGKPYDDIYIMGDSTYYCSELIYELFFNSEDSMQVFQLNPMTFKDAKTGDFLPFWIEYYKKLGVDIPEGKPGLNPNGMSLSANINMVYSYHSNNER
- a CDS encoding 2-oxoglutarate dehydrogenase E1 component, producing the protein MDKFSFLGNSEIEYIDKLYQSYKNDPKSVEESWRQFFQGFDFATTKYPGKEQVVTENIPATNSMSKEFNVMNLVQAYRQRGHLFTKTNPVRTRRKYFPTLDIENFDLSESDLETVFHAGTEIGLGASKLKDIVSHLQETYCKSIGAEYVFVRHPQMMRWLQSKMEGTKNTPNFNDEQRKHIYYHLKLAVGFENYIHKKFVGQKRFSLEGTETLIPALDAMIERGAELGVQEFIFGMAHRGRLNVLANILEKPYANIFKEFMGEEFDEDIALGDVKYHLGYGNTVKTDNGSKVKLHLAPNPSHLETVGAVVEGISRSKIDNDYAGDQDKLVPVIIHGDAAIAAQGIVYETVQMSQLTGYKTGGTIHLVINNQIGFTTNYLDARSSTYCTDVAKVTRSPVFHVNGDDVEALIFTIKLAMEYRQEFNSDVFIDILSYRKFGHNEGDEPRFTQPILYKKIAKHKNPRDIYADFLMEKGIYSKEEIKISNDDYNKLLDKDFELSKTFKKVFIQPFLEDYYKDIRHSTKEDFESSPKTGVDKKTLLELAGNITNLPKDLTFFKKIGKLMSDRKKMIENDKLDWAMGELLAYSSLLEEGNSVRVSGQDSERGTFSHRHAALIIENSDEKYFPLKNISDKQAPFHIYNSSLSEYGVLGFEYGYALAHPTGLTIWEAQFGDFHNVAQAVIDQYISAAEDKWGIKNGLVMYLPHGYEGQGAEHSSARMERFLTLCANNNMQIINPTTPANLFHMLRRQVKRDIRVPLICFTPKSLLRHAKCVSKMDELAKGQFQEVIDDNNIIAEEVRRVVFCSGKIYYDLLARKEELFAQDIALVRVEQLYPFPEKQIDQVLNRYPNALLHLWVQEEPENMGAWQFVNYQFKNKDVKLVPVARQSSGSPATGLNKIHLAGQNEIINKVFRKCNCDRKLKYCGLQCVEGSSHADILLQHEYFAEKKSKLIM